Proteins found in one Papio anubis isolate 15944 chromosome 13, Panubis1.0, whole genome shotgun sequence genomic segment:
- the LOC116270026 gene encoding interferon alpha-1/13: MALPFALLMALVVLSSKSSCSLGCDLPETHSLDNRRTMMLLAQMSRISPSSCLMDRHDFGFPQQEFDGNQFQKAPAISVIHELIQQTFNLFTTKDSSAAWDEDLLDKFCTELYQQLNDLEACVMQQERVGETPLMNADSTLAVKKYFRRITLYLTEKKYSPCAWEVVRAEIMRSFSLSTNLQERLRRKE; this comes from the coding sequence ATGGCATTGCCCTTTGCTTTACTGATGGCCCTGGTGGTGCTCAGCAGCAAGTCAAGTTGCTCTCTGGGCTGTGATCTGCCTGAGACCCACAGCCTGGATAACAGGAGGACTATGATGCTCCTGGCACAGATGAGCAGaatctctccttcctcctgtctGATGGACAGACATGACTTTGGATTTCCCCAGCAGGAGTTTGATGGCAACCAGTTCCAGAAGGCTCCAGCCATCTCTGTCATCCATGAGCTGATCCAGCAGACCTTCAACCTCTTTACCACAAAAGACTCATCTGCTGCTTGGGATGAGGACCTCCTAGACAAATTCTGCACTGAACTCTACCAGCAGCTGAATGACTTGGAAGCCTGTGTGATGCAGCAGGAGAGGGTGGGAGAAACTCCCCTGATGAATGCGGACTCCACCTTGGCTGTGAAGAAATACTTCCGAAGAATCACTCTCTATCTGACAGAGAAGAAATACAGcccttgtgcctgggaggttgtCAGAGCAGAAATCATGAGATCCTTCTCTTTATCAACAAACTTGCAAGAAAGATTAAGGAGGAAGGAATAA